One Nocardioides aromaticivorans genomic window carries:
- a CDS encoding ATP-binding cassette domain-containing protein, with the protein MSTTPEPADSHDLIRVQGARENNLKDVSVEIPKRRLTVFTGVSGSGKSSLVFGTIAAESRRLIDETYSTFVQGFMPNLPRPDVDVLEGLTTAILVDQERMGANPRSTLGTVTDAHAMLRSLFSRIGEPSIGGPTAFSFNIPTTTVGGASVTESGKKNVIKQQVYLGGMCPQCEGRGTVSDLDLSQIVDESRSLVDGAILVPGYTADGWMVAAFKAVLPPEKPVAAYTKAEREDFLYAEPRKIKVDKINITYEGLIPKIRKSMFAKDIDSLQPHIRAFVERAAVFGTCPSCDGTRLNESARSVTIKGRNIGEVAALQVTDLAAWLRTIDDPGVAPLIATLLHLLDSFIDIGLGYLSLDRPSGTLSGGEAQRTKMVRHLGSALTDVTYVFDEPTIGLHPHDIERMNKLLLELRDKGNTVLVVEHKPETIAIADHVVDMGPGAGSGGGEVVFQGTVDGLRASGTRTGEHLAYRASLKESVRERTGVLEVRGADAHNLQKVDVDIPLGVLTVVTGVAGSGKSSLVHGSVVGREGVVAIDQAAIKGSRRSNPATYTGLLEPIRKAFAKANDVKPALFSANSEGACPTCKGSGVIVTELGFMDTVSTPCEDCGGKRFQAAVLDYRLGGLNIAEVLELPVERALELFTAPETKVPAAADILARLQDVGLGYLTLGQPLNTLSGGERQRVKLALHLKEKGGIYVLDEPTTGLHLADVDNLLGLLDRLVDAGKTVIVIEHHQAVMAHADWIIDLGPGAGHDGGRIVFEGTPADLVAGAGTLTGQHLADYVS; encoded by the coding sequence ATGAGCACCACCCCCGAACCGGCCGACAGCCACGACCTGATCCGGGTCCAGGGCGCCCGGGAGAACAACCTCAAGGACGTCTCGGTCGAGATCCCGAAGCGGCGCCTCACGGTGTTCACCGGCGTCTCGGGCTCGGGGAAGAGCTCGTTGGTCTTCGGGACGATCGCGGCCGAGTCCCGACGGCTGATCGACGAGACCTACTCGACGTTCGTCCAGGGCTTCATGCCCAACCTGCCGCGGCCGGACGTCGACGTCCTGGAGGGCCTCACGACGGCCATCCTCGTCGACCAGGAGCGGATGGGTGCCAACCCGCGCTCGACGCTGGGCACGGTCACGGACGCGCACGCGATGCTGCGCTCGCTCTTCTCGCGGATCGGCGAGCCCTCCATCGGCGGGCCCACCGCGTTCTCGTTCAACATCCCCACGACGACCGTCGGCGGCGCGTCGGTCACCGAGTCGGGCAAGAAGAACGTCATCAAGCAGCAGGTCTACCTCGGCGGCATGTGCCCGCAGTGCGAGGGGCGCGGCACGGTCTCCGACCTGGACCTGTCGCAGATCGTCGACGAGAGCAGGTCGCTCGTCGACGGCGCGATCCTGGTCCCCGGCTACACCGCGGACGGCTGGATGGTCGCGGCCTTCAAGGCGGTCCTGCCGCCGGAGAAGCCGGTGGCGGCGTACACAAAGGCCGAGCGCGAGGACTTCCTGTACGCCGAGCCGCGCAAGATCAAGGTCGACAAGATCAACATCACCTACGAGGGCCTGATCCCGAAGATCCGCAAGTCGATGTTCGCCAAGGACATCGACTCGTTGCAGCCCCACATCCGGGCCTTCGTCGAGCGCGCGGCGGTCTTCGGCACCTGCCCCTCGTGCGACGGCACGCGGCTCAACGAGTCGGCGCGGTCGGTGACGATCAAGGGCCGCAACATCGGCGAGGTGGCGGCGCTGCAGGTCACCGACCTGGCCGCGTGGCTGCGCACCATCGACGACCCGGGCGTGGCCCCGCTCATCGCCACGCTGCTCCACCTGCTCGACTCGTTCATCGACATCGGCCTCGGCTACCTGTCGCTGGACCGGCCGTCCGGCACGCTCTCCGGCGGCGAGGCGCAACGCACCAAGATGGTGCGCCACCTCGGCTCGGCCCTGACCGATGTCACCTACGTCTTCGACGAGCCGACCATCGGTCTCCACCCGCACGACATCGAGCGGATGAACAAGCTCCTGCTCGAGCTGCGCGACAAGGGCAACACGGTCCTCGTCGTCGAGCACAAGCCGGAGACGATCGCGATCGCCGACCACGTGGTCGACATGGGTCCCGGCGCGGGCAGCGGCGGCGGCGAGGTCGTGTTCCAGGGGACCGTCGACGGCCTGCGGGCGTCCGGCACCCGCACCGGCGAGCACCTGGCCTACCGCGCGTCGCTGAAGGAGTCGGTGCGGGAGCGCACCGGCGTCCTCGAGGTGCGCGGGGCCGACGCGCACAACCTGCAGAAGGTCGACGTCGACATCCCGCTCGGCGTCCTCACCGTCGTCACGGGCGTCGCGGGCTCGGGCAAGAGCTCGCTCGTGCACGGCTCGGTGGTCGGCCGCGAGGGCGTCGTGGCGATCGACCAGGCGGCGATCAAGGGCTCGCGACGGTCCAACCCGGCGACGTACACCGGGCTCCTCGAGCCGATCCGGAAGGCCTTCGCGAAGGCCAACGACGTGAAGCCGGCCCTGTTCAGCGCCAACTCGGAGGGCGCCTGCCCGACCTGCAAGGGCTCCGGCGTCATCGTCACCGAGCTCGGCTTCATGGACACCGTCTCCACGCCGTGCGAGGACTGCGGCGGCAAGCGCTTCCAGGCAGCGGTGCTCGACTACCGACTGGGCGGGCTGAACATCGCCGAGGTGCTCGAGCTGCCGGTCGAGCGCGCCCTCGAGCTCTTCACCGCGCCGGAGACCAAGGTCCCGGCCGCGGCGGACATCCTGGCCCGGCTGCAGGACGTCGGGCTCGGCTACCTGACCCTCGGCCAGCCGCTCAACACGCTCTCCGGCGGGGAGCGGCAGCGGGTCAAGCTGGCCCTGCACCTGAAGGAGAAGGGCGGGATCTACGTCCTGGACGAGCCGACGACCGGACTCCACCTCGCCGACGTCGACAACCTGCTCGGCCTGCTGGACCGGCTGGTCGACGCGGGCAAGACGGTCATCGTCATCGAGCACCACCAGGCCGTCATGGCCCACGCCGACTGGATCATCGATCTCGGCCCTGGCGCCGGCCACGATGGCGGCAGGATCGTGTTCGAGGGCACGCCGGCCGACCTGGTGGCCGGGGCGGGCACGCTCACCGGCCAGCACCTGGCGGACTACGTCAGCTGA
- a CDS encoding pyridoxamine 5'-phosphate oxidase family protein has translation MPVPAEPRDRATRTRDALAQLTAPAADAWVATASADGVPHLVPLSLAWVGERAVVATDAASPTARNVLASGTARLGVGPTRDVVMLDVVLERSVPADESGELGESYAAQADWDPRGLAGYVYLVLRPERVQAWREVNEMAGRTLMRGGTWSERNP, from the coding sequence GTGCCGGTGCCCGCCGAGCCCCGCGACCGGGCGACCCGCACCCGCGACGCCCTGGCGCAGCTGACCGCCCCGGCGGCCGACGCGTGGGTCGCGACGGCGTCCGCCGACGGCGTACCCCATCTCGTGCCGCTGTCGCTGGCGTGGGTGGGGGAGCGGGCCGTGGTCGCGACGGACGCCGCCTCGCCGACGGCCCGGAACGTGCTGGCGTCGGGGACGGCGCGGCTGGGGGTGGGTCCGACCCGCGACGTCGTGATGCTGGACGTCGTGCTGGAGCGGTCGGTGCCGGCCGATGAGTCCGGCGAGCTCGGCGAGTCCTATGCAGCGCAGGCCGACTGGGACCCCCGCGGCCTGGCCGGCTACGTCTACCTGGTGCTGCGCCCCGAGCGGGTCCAGGCCTGGCGCGAGGTCAACGAGATGGCGGGCCGCACGCTCATGCGCGGCGGCACCTGGAGCGAGAGGAACCCATGA
- a CDS encoding VOC family protein, whose protein sequence is MDISIQHSFLPQTDPEASLAFYRDVLGFEVLNDVGYGDMRWITVAPKGQGGPSIVLAPPAADPGITEEEKTTIAEMMAKGTYATVVLSTSDLDGTFDRIQATGAEVIQEPIDQPYGVRDCAFRDPAGNHVRINQA, encoded by the coding sequence ATGGACATCAGCATTCAGCACAGCTTCCTCCCGCAGACCGACCCCGAGGCCTCGCTCGCGTTCTACCGCGACGTGCTCGGCTTCGAGGTCCTCAACGACGTCGGGTACGGCGACATGCGGTGGATCACCGTCGCGCCGAAGGGCCAGGGCGGCCCCTCGATCGTGCTCGCGCCGCCGGCGGCCGACCCGGGCATCACCGAGGAGGAGAAGACCACCATCGCCGAGATGATGGCCAAGGGCACCTACGCGACGGTGGTGCTGAGCACCTCCGACCTCGACGGCACCTTCGACCGGATCCAGGCCACCGGTGCCGAGGTCATCCAGGAGCCCATCGACCAGCCGTACGGCGTCCGCGACTGCGCGTTCCGTGACCCGGCCGGCAACCACGTCCGCATCAACCAGGCCTGA
- a CDS encoding helix-turn-helix transcriptional regulator — translation MAADPERLRTLALLRRVRDRIDREYARPLDVEALARDVHMSSGHLSREFRRAYGEPPYSYLMTRRIERAMALLRRGDLSVTDVCFEVGFSSLGTFSTRFTELVGVPPSAYRDAVAAGEEDMVEPPSCETKKVTRPLRRGGAQTSPDQVGHAGQEVRNREAPRFGTPLA, via the coding sequence GTGGCAGCGGATCCCGAGCGGCTGCGCACCCTGGCCCTCCTGCGGCGGGTGCGCGACCGCATCGACCGCGAGTACGCACGGCCCCTCGACGTCGAGGCGTTGGCGCGGGACGTGCACATGTCGTCGGGCCACCTCAGCCGCGAGTTCAGGCGTGCCTACGGCGAGCCGCCGTACTCCTACCTGATGACCCGTCGGATCGAGCGGGCGATGGCCCTGCTGCGGCGCGGCGACCTGTCGGTGACCGACGTGTGCTTCGAGGTCGGGTTCTCCTCGCTCGGCACCTTCAGCACCCGGTTCACCGAGCTCGTCGGGGTGCCGCCGAGCGCCTACCGCGACGCCGTCGCGGCCGGCGAGGAGGACATGGTCGAGCCGCCCTCCTGCGAGACCAAGAAGGTCACCCGGCCGCTGCGTCGCGGAGGCGCGCAGACCTCCCCGGACCAGGTGGGGCACGCAGGACAAGAGGTCAGGAATCGAGAAGCGCCCCGCTTCGGGACGCCACTAGCGTGA
- a CDS encoding TetR/AcrR family transcriptional regulator, whose translation MRIPRAEREELILDAATTEFGTLGYAGASLSAIASGAGVSKQLVLGYFGSKDALFAACAARAGAGITDRIDVALAGGGPPLALAEGTLSAIFTALESRPHDWNVLNDRTLPAGSAGHATARAARLRIAGQARAGVGTLAALDEAADADDLAILTALWMSAVSALVAWWLRHPDRSPAEMTERGRRALTALSRTPVPDEGKTR comes from the coding sequence ATGCGGATCCCCCGCGCGGAACGTGAGGAGCTCATCCTCGACGCGGCGACGACCGAGTTCGGCACCCTCGGGTACGCCGGCGCGTCCCTCTCCGCGATCGCCTCCGGCGCCGGCGTCTCGAAGCAGCTCGTGCTCGGCTACTTCGGCTCCAAGGACGCGTTGTTCGCCGCCTGCGCCGCCCGGGCGGGCGCCGGGATTACCGACCGGATCGACGTCGCACTGGCGGGCGGAGGTCCCCCGCTCGCGCTCGCCGAGGGCACCCTCTCCGCGATCTTCACCGCCCTCGAGAGCCGTCCGCACGACTGGAACGTCCTCAACGACCGCACGTTGCCGGCGGGCTCCGCCGGCCACGCCACCGCGCGCGCCGCCCGGCTGCGGATCGCCGGGCAGGCCCGGGCCGGCGTCGGCACGCTCGCGGCCCTCGACGAGGCCGCCGACGCCGACGACCTCGCGATCCTGACCGCCCTGTGGATGAGCGCCGTGTCGGCGCTGGTCGCCTGGTGGTTGCGCCACCCCGACCGCAGTCCGGCCGAGATGACCGAGCGCGGCCGCCGTGCCCTCACCGCCCTGTCCCGCACACCCGTCCCCGACGAAGGGAAGACCCGATGA
- a CDS encoding FAD-binding oxidoreductase, which translates to MTARSWWGWGHTAAALDAAETDALVGRVSALLPGHDLSDHEPPDPRSLEVAAPRVALPPALAGLGSDDVVDRLGHARGKAFRDVVRNLHGDVAHVPDLVVRPRTEQDVEDVLDWCTTSGTPVVPYGGGSSVVGGVEPRFDGPAVTLDLGLLDRVLEVDPVSRAARVQAGVLGPALEDQLRPHGLTLRHFPQSFEFSTLGGWLATRAGGHFATLATHIDDLTEALRVVSPAGTGESRRLPGSGAGPSPDRMFLGSEGALGVITEAWMRLQQRPVWQRTVTVGFTSYDDAVAATRALAQSGLHPSNCRLLDPAEALINAGTTTSGGLLLVAFESADHPVDAWLDLALELVRDHGGTVLASRDRDGSERAAPDAPDASQAWRSAFIRMPYQRDALARRSMLVETFETACTWDAFPRFHAAVTAAAQQAIAKVCGGLGVVTCRFTHVYPDGPAPYYGIYAAGRWGSTLVQWDEIKAAVSDAISTHGGTITHHHAVGRDHRPWYDDQRPAPFAAALRAAKSALDPAGVLNPGVVV; encoded by the coding sequence ATGACCGCTCGATCCTGGTGGGGCTGGGGGCACACCGCGGCCGCGCTCGACGCGGCCGAGACCGACGCCCTGGTCGGCCGCGTGTCGGCGCTGCTGCCCGGCCACGACCTGAGCGACCACGAGCCCCCGGACCCGCGGTCACTCGAGGTCGCCGCGCCCCGGGTGGCGCTGCCGCCGGCGCTCGCCGGCCTCGGGTCCGACGACGTGGTCGACCGGCTCGGACACGCCCGCGGCAAGGCGTTCCGCGACGTCGTCCGCAACCTCCACGGCGACGTCGCCCACGTGCCCGACCTCGTCGTCCGCCCGCGCACCGAGCAGGACGTGGAGGACGTGCTCGACTGGTGCACCACCTCCGGAACGCCGGTGGTCCCGTACGGCGGCGGCAGCTCCGTCGTCGGCGGGGTAGAGCCGCGCTTCGACGGCCCCGCCGTCACCCTCGACCTCGGCCTGCTGGACCGGGTGCTCGAGGTGGACCCGGTCAGCCGCGCCGCGCGGGTCCAGGCCGGCGTCCTGGGGCCGGCTCTCGAGGACCAGCTGCGCCCGCACGGGCTGACCCTGCGCCACTTCCCCCAGTCCTTCGAGTTCTCCACGCTCGGCGGGTGGCTGGCCACCCGTGCTGGCGGCCACTTCGCCACCCTGGCCACGCACATCGACGACCTCACCGAGGCGCTGCGCGTGGTCTCTCCGGCCGGCACCGGCGAGTCCCGACGGCTCCCCGGGTCCGGCGCGGGGCCCTCGCCGGACCGGATGTTCCTCGGCTCCGAGGGCGCCCTCGGCGTGATCACCGAGGCCTGGATGCGGCTCCAGCAGCGCCCAGTGTGGCAGCGCACGGTCACCGTCGGCTTCACGTCGTACGACGACGCGGTCGCCGCGACCCGCGCCCTCGCCCAGTCCGGGCTGCACCCCTCGAACTGCCGCCTGCTCGACCCCGCCGAGGCGCTGATCAATGCCGGCACCACCACCTCCGGCGGGTTGCTGCTGGTCGCCTTCGAGTCCGCCGACCACCCGGTCGACGCCTGGCTCGACCTGGCGCTCGAACTGGTGCGCGACCACGGCGGCACGGTGCTGGCCAGCCGCGACCGCGACGGATCGGAGCGGGCGGCTCCGGACGCGCCCGACGCGTCTCAGGCGTGGCGCTCGGCCTTCATCCGGATGCCCTACCAGCGCGACGCGCTGGCCCGTCGCTCGATGCTTGTGGAGACCTTCGAGACCGCCTGCACGTGGGACGCCTTCCCGCGCTTCCACGCGGCGGTGACGGCCGCCGCGCAGCAGGCGATCGCGAAGGTGTGCGGCGGCCTCGGTGTGGTGACCTGCCGGTTCACCCACGTCTACCCCGACGGCCCGGCGCCCTACTACGGGATCTACGCGGCCGGCCGCTGGGGCAGCACCCTCGTGCAGTGGGACGAGATCAAGGCCGCGGTCTCCGACGCGATCAGCACGCACGGCGGCACCATCACGCACCACCACGCGGTCGGTCGCGACCACCGCCCGTGGTACGACGACCAGCGGCCCGCGCCGTTCGCCGCCGCCCTGCGTGCCGCGAAGTCGGCGCTCGACCCGGCCGGCGTGCTCAACCCGGGGGTGGTCGTGTGA
- a CDS encoding DUF6670 family protein → MNPLRLAAPVLVPALGLLDSRLRASTEPFDRDDLFVPHARSRRWAWTHFGVFLPDLPAPYRFLNTMTLIGATGSTCFDDDRIAAADARDTAMLLSATAHADQHHHAGYDLAECDFPDSGPLRWGEHLALEVDLPLVRVSGRYLGFDVDIELTTTTAASWFIRSAPYDHVSLLAPYTGTLTDADGRHELGGLGTVEYARCLSPQSLVRRPLPAWAKLPVDFFTYQVVDLDADTQLLLTDVSALGATACRLAHVRTRDGRAEVYDDVAFDVVEWADEPQVDPAGHPMPVPHRMRWTVRDRGEELLRLDAEVDAPYRYGHGTGYVSAYAHRTTWRGRELTGSGYLEWVDRRQGWATSATQASLRSHSSAASSSVTTRDGCLILRSS, encoded by the coding sequence GTGAACCCGCTCCGTCTCGCTGCCCCGGTCCTGGTGCCGGCGCTGGGCCTGCTCGACAGCCGGCTCCGCGCGTCGACCGAGCCGTTCGACCGCGACGACCTGTTCGTCCCGCACGCCCGCTCGCGCCGATGGGCGTGGACGCACTTCGGGGTCTTCCTGCCGGACCTGCCGGCGCCGTACCGCTTCCTCAACACGATGACGCTGATCGGCGCGACGGGCAGCACCTGCTTCGACGACGACCGGATCGCCGCAGCCGACGCACGCGACACCGCGATGCTGCTGTCGGCCACCGCCCACGCCGACCAGCACCACCATGCCGGCTACGACCTCGCCGAGTGCGACTTCCCCGACAGCGGGCCGCTGCGGTGGGGCGAGCACCTCGCCCTCGAGGTGGACCTGCCGCTCGTCCGCGTGAGCGGCCGCTACCTGGGCTTCGACGTCGACATCGAGCTGACCACCACGACCGCGGCGTCGTGGTTCATCCGTTCGGCGCCCTACGACCACGTCAGCCTGCTGGCCCCCTACACGGGCACGCTGACCGACGCGGACGGTCGCCACGAGCTGGGCGGGCTCGGCACCGTCGAGTACGCCCGCTGCCTGTCACCGCAGTCGCTGGTGCGCCGCCCGCTGCCCGCCTGGGCGAAGCTGCCGGTCGACTTCTTCACCTACCAGGTCGTCGACCTTGACGCCGACACCCAGCTGCTCCTCACCGACGTCAGCGCACTCGGGGCCACGGCGTGTCGGCTCGCCCACGTGCGCACCCGCGACGGCCGCGCCGAGGTGTACGACGACGTGGCCTTCGACGTCGTCGAGTGGGCCGACGAGCCGCAGGTCGACCCGGCCGGCCACCCGATGCCGGTGCCGCACCGGATGCGGTGGACCGTGCGCGACCGCGGCGAGGAGCTGCTCCGGCTGGACGCGGAGGTCGACGCCCCGTACCGGTACGGGCACGGGACCGGGTACGTGTCGGCGTACGCGCACCGCACGACGTGGCGCGGGCGCGAGCTGACCGGCAGCGGCTACCTGGAGTGGGTCGACCGGCGTCAGGGCTGGGCGACCTCGGCGACCCAGGCCTCGCTGCGCTCCCACAGCTCGGCGGCGAGCTCGTCGGTGACGACCCGCGACGGCTGCTTGATCCTGCGATCGTCGTAG
- a CDS encoding SDR family oxidoreductase, with amino-acid sequence MSELSGRTFLVTGANTGIGKETVRDLAGRGARVVIAGRSEEKNRAAIREIADQTGNTDLDWIPLDLGDLASVRQAAETFLASGEPLHVLINNAGLAGKRGMTPSGFELAFGTNHVGTFLLTELLRDHIVASGPGRIVNVASTGHYRAKGIDWDAVRRPSVTRTAFDEYCVSKLANVLHARELGRRLEGTGVTTYSLHPGAIASDVWREVPPGLRHVMKLFMKDTTQGAQTSLYCATSPDVAGETGLYYDDRRIKQPSRVVTDELAAELWERSEAWVAEVAQP; translated from the coding sequence ATGAGCGAACTGAGCGGACGCACCTTCCTCGTCACGGGAGCCAACACCGGGATCGGGAAGGAGACCGTGCGCGACCTCGCCGGACGGGGCGCGCGGGTCGTCATCGCCGGCCGGTCGGAGGAGAAGAACCGGGCGGCGATCCGTGAGATCGCCGACCAGACCGGCAACACGGACCTCGACTGGATCCCGCTCGACCTGGGCGACCTCGCGTCGGTGCGGCAGGCCGCGGAGACCTTCCTCGCGTCGGGGGAGCCGCTCCACGTGCTGATCAACAACGCGGGCCTCGCGGGGAAGCGCGGGATGACCCCGAGCGGCTTCGAGCTGGCCTTCGGCACCAACCACGTCGGCACCTTCCTGCTCACCGAGCTGCTGCGCGACCACATCGTCGCCAGCGGCCCCGGCCGGATCGTCAACGTCGCGAGCACCGGCCACTACCGCGCGAAGGGCATCGACTGGGACGCCGTGCGCAGGCCGTCGGTCACCCGGACCGCCTTCGACGAGTACTGCGTCTCCAAGCTGGCCAACGTGCTGCACGCCCGCGAGCTGGGTCGCCGGCTGGAGGGGACCGGCGTGACGACGTACTCGCTGCACCCGGGGGCGATCGCCTCCGACGTGTGGCGGGAGGTGCCGCCGGGGCTGCGGCACGTGATGAAGCTGTTCATGAAGGACACCACGCAGGGAGCGCAGACCTCGTTGTACTGCGCCACCTCGCCCGATGTCGCCGGCGAGACCGGGCTCTACTACGACGATCGCAGGATCAAGCAGCCGTCGCGGGTCGTCACCGACGAGCTCGCCGCCGAGCTGTGGGAGCGCAGCGAGGCCTGGGTCGCCGAGGTCGCCCAGCCCTGA
- a CDS encoding cytochrome P450: MGKAEDFPHASVIEGVRFTAQVGVPNVIQGLFKKRELPTKVAGVARADLFAFTLVQGLVRKYGPGPFWVRVATDEALLLSDPADIEFVLGGSPDPFASDPPAKKAGMSAFQPDALTLSRGDLWRNRRDFAEAVLQTGRPLHSLALRMVKVAAQEAAGLTGEIGYDDLNAAFQRLTRRVVLGDAAADDTALTDLLGDLMAAGNKTPGKPAKGYDDLVARLASYVDAGEKGSLVSLVAQAPHDDATAVAGQLVHWLFAMGDTLPANLVRALAVIGSHPEVRTEVYAELEGKVLTRAKEVASLDYLGGVILEAMRLWPTTPLFGRVTTREVAFPDGRVLPEGSQVLIHNLHNHRDRDRVPFADRCAPGEWARGDAASSWSFNFFSHGPQGCPGAGMSVFLGQAFLAALLSRATPELVSPSLNPSKPLPYGLDLFAVRIGLTS, from the coding sequence ATGGGCAAGGCTGAGGACTTTCCGCACGCGTCGGTGATCGAGGGCGTGCGCTTCACGGCGCAGGTCGGCGTCCCGAACGTGATCCAGGGGCTGTTCAAGAAGCGCGAGCTGCCGACGAAGGTGGCGGGCGTCGCCCGCGCCGACCTGTTCGCGTTCACGCTGGTCCAGGGGCTGGTGCGCAAGTACGGCCCCGGCCCGTTCTGGGTCCGGGTCGCCACCGACGAGGCCCTGCTGCTCAGCGACCCTGCCGACATCGAGTTCGTGCTCGGTGGCTCGCCCGACCCGTTCGCCTCCGACCCGCCGGCCAAGAAGGCCGGGATGAGCGCCTTCCAGCCCGACGCGCTGACGCTGTCGCGCGGCGACCTGTGGCGCAACCGACGCGACTTCGCCGAGGCCGTGCTGCAGACCGGGAGGCCGCTGCACTCGCTGGCGCTGCGGATGGTCAAGGTCGCCGCCCAGGAGGCTGCGGGCCTCACCGGCGAGATCGGGTACGACGACCTCAACGCCGCCTTCCAGCGGCTGACCCGCCGCGTCGTCCTCGGTGACGCGGCTGCCGACGACACGGCGCTGACCGACCTGCTCGGCGACCTCATGGCGGCCGGCAACAAGACGCCCGGCAAGCCCGCCAAGGGGTACGACGACCTGGTGGCCCGGCTGGCGTCGTACGTCGACGCGGGGGAGAAGGGCTCGCTGGTCTCGCTCGTCGCGCAGGCCCCGCACGACGACGCCACCGCGGTGGCGGGCCAGCTCGTGCACTGGCTGTTCGCGATGGGCGACACGCTGCCGGCCAACCTGGTCCGGGCCCTGGCGGTCATCGGCAGCCACCCCGAGGTGCGCACCGAGGTCTACGCCGAGCTCGAGGGCAAGGTCCTCACCCGGGCCAAGGAGGTCGCCTCCCTCGACTACCTCGGCGGCGTGATCCTCGAGGCCATGCGGCTGTGGCCGACGACGCCGCTCTTCGGCCGGGTCACGACGCGCGAGGTGGCCTTCCCGGACGGCCGGGTGCTGCCGGAGGGCAGCCAGGTGCTGATCCACAACCTGCACAACCACCGCGACCGCGACCGGGTCCCCTTCGCCGACCGCTGTGCCCCGGGGGAGTGGGCCAGAGGCGACGCCGCGTCGTCGTGGTCGTTCAACTTCTTCAGCCACGGCCCGCAGGGCTGTCCGGGCGCGGGCATGTCGGTCTTCCTCGGCCAGGCCTTCCTGGCGGCGCTGCTGTCGCGGGCGACACCGGAGCTGGTGTCGCCCTCCCTCAACCCGTCGAAGCCGCTGCCCTACGGGCTCGACCTGTTCGCGGTGCGGATCGGGCTCACGTCCTGA